A single region of the Duganella sp. BuS-21 genome encodes:
- a CDS encoding LysR family transcriptional regulator, with protein MHISKVDLNLFIVLEAIYAEGSITRASMKMNLTQPAISHALNRLRQLFDDPLFERQGHVMVPTPLARSIIDPVRRALRGFEVTLTGAARFDAASSERSFSLAVRDVLEASVLPPLMTGIAREAPAATLNTLQVSRRELESELAAGTLDAAIDVLLPLSNDIRRAQLAGDKTVVLVRRGHPLVKKKTWGLENYLALEHIQTSSRRRGPGLEDVELSRQGLQRRIRLRCQHYFAACRVVSVTDLALTMPERLARIVNQQFNNQILPIPLEMPSLDVYLYWHANVDGDPANVWLRGQIGAAMQASG; from the coding sequence ATGCATATATCTAAGGTCGATCTCAACCTGTTCATCGTGCTGGAGGCAATCTACGCCGAAGGCAGCATCACGCGCGCGAGCATGAAGATGAATCTGACGCAGCCGGCCATCAGCCACGCATTGAACCGATTGCGGCAGCTGTTCGACGACCCGCTGTTCGAGCGCCAAGGGCACGTGATGGTGCCGACGCCGTTGGCGCGTTCCATCATCGACCCGGTGCGGCGCGCGCTGCGCGGCTTCGAAGTCACGCTGACCGGCGCGGCGCGCTTCGACGCTGCCAGCAGCGAGCGTAGTTTCTCGCTGGCCGTGCGCGACGTGCTGGAAGCAAGCGTGCTGCCGCCGCTGATGACCGGCATCGCGCGCGAAGCGCCGGCGGCCACGCTCAACACGCTGCAGGTAAGCCGGCGCGAACTGGAAAGCGAACTGGCCGCCGGCACGCTGGACGCAGCCATCGACGTGCTGCTACCGCTATCGAACGACATCCGCCGCGCGCAGCTGGCGGGCGACAAGACGGTGGTATTGGTGCGACGCGGCCATCCGCTGGTGAAGAAGAAAACCTGGGGGTTGGAAAACTACCTGGCGCTGGAGCATATCCAGACCAGCTCGCGCCGGCGCGGGCCGGGGCTGGAGGATGTGGAGCTTAGCCGGCAAGGGCTGCAACGGCGTATCCGTTTGCGCTGCCAGCACTACTTCGCGGCGTGCCGGGTGGTCAGCGTCACCGACCTGGCCTTGACCATGCCCGAGCGTCTGGCGCGCATCGTCAACCAGCAGTTCAACAACCAGATCCTGCCGATTCCGCTGGAAATGCCATCGCTGGACGTCTACCTGTACTGGCACGCCAATGTCGACGGCGACCCCGCCAACGTCTGGCTGCGCGGGCAGATTGGCGCAGCCATGCAGGCCTCGGGTTAA
- a CDS encoding MlaD family protein has product MSENESGPTPPLPSPPSPQLPEPDVEKASRWLPSLVWLIPLLAALIGLTLVVKSVLDQGPTVVVSFRSADGLEPGKTKVKYKDVDIGLVRSISLAKDLSKVLVTIDMSKEAKRFTANDTRFWVVRPRIGASGVSGLNTLLSGSYIGVDAGKSEETKTDFTGLEKPPQVARDEKGTTYTLHGDTLGSIDVGSPIFYRRIQVGQVTAFDLEEQGRGVKMTVFVSAPYDQYVGKNTRWWHASGVDVRLDSSGFKVNTQSLAALLVGGIAFESVSGQKPLAVAPVGTEFPLAADQGSALREPDGVPITTVLYFDQSLRGLAPGAPVDFRGIVMGEVRSVGVEFDPVKKNFRMPVTVDMYPARLGRSFAQTIANDQERNAGPALLERLVARGLRGQLRTGNLLTGQLYVALDFFPHAAAVKMDITQEVPEVPTVPNSLDELQTQISSIARKLDKVPFEEIGKNLRDTLKSVEVLIKQLEKQVVPEMKDTLAAARKTFGEADQLLQKDSPVQSDLREALQQLTQTLQSLNAVSDYLERHPESLIRGKQEKKGEQK; this is encoded by the coding sequence ATGTCTGAAAACGAGAGCGGCCCAACGCCGCCATTGCCGTCGCCGCCGTCGCCACAGTTGCCTGAGCCGGATGTGGAAAAGGCCAGCCGCTGGCTGCCGTCGCTGGTGTGGCTGATTCCCTTGCTGGCGGCGCTGATCGGCCTGACCCTGGTGGTCAAGTCGGTGCTCGACCAGGGACCGACGGTGGTGGTCAGCTTCCGCAGCGCGGACGGGCTGGAGCCGGGCAAGACCAAGGTCAAATACAAGGATGTCGATATCGGTTTGGTGCGTTCGATTTCGCTGGCCAAGGATTTGTCCAAGGTGCTGGTGACCATCGACATGAGCAAGGAAGCCAAGCGCTTCACGGCGAACGATACGCGCTTCTGGGTGGTGCGGCCGCGCATCGGCGCCAGCGGCGTGTCGGGTCTGAACACCTTGCTGTCCGGGTCTTACATCGGCGTCGACGCCGGCAAGTCGGAAGAGACCAAGACCGATTTCACGGGATTGGAAAAACCGCCGCAGGTGGCGCGCGACGAGAAGGGCACGACCTATACGCTGCATGGCGACACGCTGGGCTCCATCGATGTCGGTTCGCCGATTTTCTACCGCCGCATCCAGGTGGGGCAGGTGACGGCTTTCGATCTAGAAGAGCAGGGACGCGGCGTGAAGATGACGGTGTTCGTCAGCGCGCCTTATGACCAGTACGTGGGCAAGAATACGCGCTGGTGGCATGCCAGCGGCGTCGACGTGCGGCTCGATTCCAGCGGCTTCAAGGTCAATACGCAATCGCTGGCGGCGCTGCTGGTGGGCGGTATCGCGTTCGAGTCGGTGAGCGGGCAGAAGCCTTTGGCCGTGGCGCCGGTGGGGACCGAGTTTCCGTTGGCGGCCGACCAGGGCAGCGCCCTGCGCGAACCCGACGGCGTGCCGATTACCACGGTGCTGTATTTCGACCAGTCGCTGCGCGGCTTGGCGCCGGGCGCGCCGGTGGATTTCCGCGGCATCGTGATGGGCGAGGTGCGCTCGGTCGGTGTGGAGTTCGATCCGGTGAAGAAGAACTTCCGCATGCCGGTGACGGTGGATATGTATCCGGCGCGGCTGGGGCGCAGTTTTGCGCAGACCATCGCCAACGACCAGGAACGCAACGCCGGCCCGGCATTGCTGGAGCGGCTGGTGGCGCGCGGCCTGCGCGGACAACTGCGGACCGGGAATCTACTGACAGGACAACTGTACGTGGCGCTGGACTTCTTCCCGCATGCGGCGGCGGTCAAGATGGATATCACGCAGGAGGTGCCGGAAGTGCCGACGGTGCCGAACAGCCTGGACGAATTGCAGACACAGATATCGAGCATTGCGCGCAAGCTGGATAAGGTGCCGTTCGAGGAAATCGGCAAGAACCTGCGCGATACGCTGAAGAGCGTGGAAGTGCTGATAAAGCAGCTTGAAAAGCAGGTGGTGCCGGAAATGAAGGACACCCTGGCTGCGGCCCGCAAGACCTTCGGCGAGGCCGACCAGCTACTACAGAAGGATTCGCCGGTGCAGTCGGACCTGCGCGAAGCCTTGCAGCAGTTGACGCAGACCTTGCAGTCGCTGAATGCGGTGTCGGATTACCTGGAGCGCCATCCCGAGTCGCTGATACGCGGCAAACAGGAGAAAAAAGGAGAGCAGAAATGA
- a CDS encoding histidine phosphatase family protein → MGQIFLVRHGQASFGAANYDQLSELGYEQARLLGQWYANSRQSFDKVINGGMARHRQTADTCLAELPKPLLADTEWITDADFAEFDHHEVLLRHCPEYADAVAFKALLAGHVDPPRALEHLFRAAMQRWMSGWHDSDYAEPWPDFRRRCVRALERLDTEDREQITIVFTSGGVIATLMQHLLGLQDYQVMDLSWTLANGAVTKLLQRPGQFTLGYLNNYAHLEWLGQPGSVTYR, encoded by the coding sequence ATGGGACAAATTTTTCTGGTACGCCACGGGCAGGCCTCGTTCGGCGCCGCCAATTACGACCAGCTGTCCGAGCTGGGCTACGAACAGGCGCGCCTGCTGGGGCAGTGGTACGCCAACAGCCGCCAGTCCTTCGACAAAGTGATCAACGGCGGCATGGCGCGTCACCGCCAGACCGCCGACACCTGCCTGGCCGAGTTGCCCAAGCCGCTGCTGGCCGATACCGAGTGGATCACGGATGCAGACTTCGCGGAGTTCGATCACCACGAGGTGCTGCTGCGCCATTGTCCCGAGTACGCCGACGCCGTCGCCTTCAAGGCGCTGCTGGCCGGCCATGTCGATCCGCCGCGCGCGCTCGAGCATCTGTTCCGCGCCGCCATGCAGCGCTGGATGAGCGGCTGGCACGATAGCGACTACGCCGAGCCGTGGCCGGATTTCCGCCGCCGCTGCGTGCGCGCACTGGAGCGGCTCGATACCGAAGACCGCGAACAGATCACCATCGTGTTCACCTCCGGCGGCGTGATCGCCACGCTGATGCAACATCTGCTGGGCCTGCAGGATTACCAGGTGATGGACTTGAGCTGGACCCTGGCCAATGGCGCCGTCACCAAGCTGCTGCAGCGCCCCGGCCAGTTCACGCTGGGCTACCTGAACAACTATGCGCACCTGGAATGGCTCGGCCAGCCGGGCAGCGTCACCTACCGATAA
- a CDS encoding acyl-CoA dehydrogenase family protein, giving the protein MDFDYSPKVQQLQARLTAFMAEHICPNEARFHAEIDANRAAGNAWVATKVMEELKLKARAAGLWNLFLPDSEHGAGLSNLEYAPLCEIMGRVHWAPEVFNCAAPDTGNMEVLARYGTPEQQKQWLEPLLDGRIRSCFGMTEPDVASSDATNIASSIVRDGDEYVINGRKWWSSGANDPRCAVFIFMGKSDPDNASRHKQQSMILVPRNTPGVNILRHLPVFGFDDAPHGHAEIVFDNVRVPAANLLLGEGRGFEIAQGRLGPGRIHHCMRLIGLAERALEQMCRRSLSRLAFGKLVAEQGVTLERIAEARIMIDQARLLVLNAAHMMDTVGNKVAAKEIAMIKVAAPAMACQVIDWAIQVQGGGGMADPFLAHAYASARSLRLADGPDEVHRSQIGKMELSRYK; this is encoded by the coding sequence ATGGATTTCGACTACAGCCCGAAAGTACAGCAATTGCAGGCACGCCTGACGGCCTTCATGGCTGAACACATTTGTCCCAACGAAGCGCGCTTCCATGCCGAGATCGACGCCAACCGCGCCGCCGGCAACGCCTGGGTGGCGACCAAGGTCATGGAGGAGCTCAAGCTCAAGGCCCGCGCCGCCGGCTTGTGGAACCTGTTCCTGCCGGACTCCGAGCACGGCGCCGGCCTGAGCAACCTGGAATATGCGCCGCTGTGTGAAATCATGGGCCGCGTGCACTGGGCGCCGGAGGTGTTCAACTGCGCCGCGCCGGACACCGGCAATATGGAAGTGCTGGCGCGCTACGGCACGCCGGAACAGCAGAAGCAGTGGCTGGAACCGCTGCTCGATGGCCGCATCCGCTCCTGCTTCGGCATGACCGAGCCGGACGTGGCGTCGTCGGACGCCACCAACATCGCCAGCTCCATTGTGCGCGATGGCGATGAGTATGTGATTAACGGCCGCAAGTGGTGGTCGTCCGGCGCCAACGATCCGCGCTGCGCGGTGTTCATCTTCATGGGCAAGAGCGATCCCGATAACGCCAGCCGCCACAAGCAGCAGTCGATGATCCTGGTGCCGCGCAATACGCCGGGCGTGAACATCCTGCGCCACCTGCCCGTGTTCGGCTTCGACGACGCGCCGCACGGCCACGCCGAAATCGTGTTCGACAATGTGCGCGTGCCGGCCGCCAACTTGTTGCTGGGCGAAGGGCGCGGTTTCGAGATCGCCCAGGGCCGGCTGGGACCGGGCCGCATCCACCATTGCATGCGCCTGATCGGCCTGGCCGAGCGCGCGCTGGAGCAGATGTGCCGGCGCAGCCTGTCGCGGCTTGCATTCGGCAAGCTGGTGGCGGAGCAGGGCGTGACGCTGGAGCGCATCGCCGAGGCCCGCATCATGATCGACCAGGCCCGCCTGCTGGTGCTGAACGCGGCCCATATGATGGATACGGTCGGCAACAAGGTGGCAGCCAAGGAAATCGCCATGATCAAGGTGGCCGCGCCGGCCATGGCCTGCCAGGTGATCGATTGGGCTATCCAGGTCCAGGGCGGCGGCGGCATGGCCGATCCGTTCCTGGCC
- a CDS encoding PqiC family protein, translating to MMRRGGAAAVAAVLVLAGCASAPPERFYSLSSGMGVPAAPLARAGYYIEVPAVTVPQQVARNQLVVTTGAGRVDLLEQERWVAQPAAEIGQALSLAISGELGTIDVFRTPTPDKAPVYRISTNVQRFESAPGRYALVDAVWSVRLVGATQVLTCRSMAQETVGAGYDELVAGHRRAVGRVGADITQAVRALAAGGKPEC from the coding sequence ATGATGCGACGTGGAGGTGCGGCTGCGGTGGCTGCGGTGTTGGTGCTGGCCGGCTGCGCCAGCGCGCCGCCGGAGCGTTTCTACAGTTTGAGCAGCGGCATGGGCGTGCCGGCCGCGCCGCTTGCGCGGGCCGGCTACTACATCGAAGTGCCGGCGGTGACGGTGCCGCAGCAGGTGGCGCGCAACCAGCTGGTGGTGACCACCGGCGCGGGGAGGGTGGATCTGCTGGAGCAGGAGCGCTGGGTGGCGCAGCCTGCGGCGGAGATCGGGCAGGCGTTGTCGCTGGCGATATCGGGGGAGTTGGGCACCATCGACGTGTTCCGCACGCCGACGCCGGACAAGGCGCCGGTGTACCGCATCAGCACCAATGTGCAGCGCTTTGAATCGGCGCCGGGGCGGTATGCCTTGGTCGATGCCGTGTGGAGCGTGCGCCTGGTCGGCGCCACGCAGGTGCTGACTTGCCGCAGCATGGCGCAGGAGACGGTGGGTGCCGGCTACGATGAACTGGTGGCCGGTCATCGGCGTGCTGTGGGGCGGGTCGGGGCTGACATCACCCAAGCCGTGCGCGCGCTGGCGGCGGGCGGTAAGCCGGAGTGTTGA